In a genomic window of Rhododendron vialii isolate Sample 1 chromosome 12a, ASM3025357v1:
- the LOC131311151 gene encoding uncharacterized protein LOC131311151 produces MEAPSNDCCSICHGNFHVPCQANCSHWFCGNCILQVWNYGSAFQPCRCPLCRRQINLLIPTDAASQQRNNSEVAEVLGKIERYNRHFGAHSNGLIQRFRDLPFLLRRLSRDILEPQRSLPFVIRTRVYLSMFVSAIYILSPVDIIPEGIVGVIGLLDDILIALICFLHIATLYRSVLVFRHGGS; encoded by the exons ATGGAGGCTCCGTCGAACGACTGCTGTTCGATATGTCACGGCAATTTTCATGTCCCCTGCCAAGCCAATTGCTCTCACTGGTTTTGCG GTAATTGCATCCTTCAAGTTTGGAATTATGGATCAGCCTTTCAGCCATGTAGATGCCCTTTATGCCGCCGTCAAATTAATTTGCTGATTCCTACTGATGCTGCATCACAGCAGCGTAATAATTCTGAAGTTGCTGAAGTTCTTGGAAAGATTGAAAGATACAACCGTCATTTTGGTGCTCACTCTAATGGTCTCATTCAG AGATTCCGAGACCTTCCTTTCCTTCTCAGGAGGTTGTCACGAGATATACTGGAGCCTCAGAGATCACTTCCATTTGTTATCAGAACTCGTGTCTATTTGTCA ATGTTTGTAAGTGCGATCTACATTCTCAGTCCTGTCGACATTATTCCCGAAG GAATAGTGGGAGTCATAGGTCTCCTGGATGATATTCTTATAGCACTCATCTGCTTCCTTCACATTGCCACCCTTTATCGGTCTGTACTTGTTTTTCGTCACGGAGGTTCTTGA
- the LOC131310192 gene encoding patellin-3: MAEETHKTAAASEPATDEVVVVSDVPEAEEPSVVEKEAPPPAPEPEPEAASEKLAALVEEVVEAKGDEEKITESASFKEETNVAGELPDPQKKALDELKLLVQEALKKHEFTAPPPPPPEKEEEKPAEAAPPAEKEEEVKEKATEEEQKPEAKTEVLDGAQGGVVEEEPPKPLPPQPEPEAAVPRAPVSEEEESTPVPRAPVSEGEKSEPEAAPAPKQVVVAEVVETVTAAVTVDDDGAKTVEAIEETIVAVAVATVPAPPPPAEEEPSATVEAVPPPPPEEVSIWGIPLLADERTDVILLKFLRARDFKVKEAFTMLKNTVKWRKEFGIETLLEEDLGTELEKVVFMDGFDKEGHPVCYNVYGAFNSKELYMNTFSDEEKRQRFLRWRIQFLEKSIRKLDFSPDGICSFAQINDLKNSPGPFKRELRTATNQALLLLQDNYPEFLAKQVFINVPWWYLAFYRMISPFFTQRTKSKFVFAGPSKSAETLFKYIAPEQVPVQYGGLSREGEFTTTDAATEEIIKPATKHTVEFPVSEACSLVWEVRAVGWEVFYGAEFTPETGYTVIIQKSRKISASEETVISDSFKVGEPGKVVLTFDNQTSKKKKLLFRSKIKPYE, translated from the exons ATGGCTGAAGAAACCCACAAAACGGCGGCCGCCTCAGAGCCAGCAACAGACGAAGTCGTGGTGGTTTCCGATGTGCCAGAGGCGGAGGAACCTTCCGTAGTAGAGAAAGAGGCGCCGCCGCCGGCTCCCGAGCCGGAGCCGGAAGCTGCATCGGAGAAACTAGCTGCgttggtggaggaagtggtggaggCCAAGGGGGACGAGGAGAAGATCACCGAATCGGCGTCGTTTAAGGAGGAGACCAACGTGGCTGGTGAGCTCCCGGACCCACAAAAGAAAGCCCTAGACGAGCTGAAACTGCTCGTTCAAGAAGCGCTTAAGAAGCACGAGTTCACCGCCCCGCCGCCCCCTCCGCCGGAAAAAGAGGAGGAGAAGCCGGCCGAGGCGGCCCCACCGgctgagaaggaggaggaggtgaaAGAGAAAGCTACCGAAGAAGAACAAAAACCCGAGGCAAAGACCGAAGTCCTTGATGGTGCTCAGGGTGGGGTTGTGGAGGAAGAGCCTCCAAAACCTCTACCTCCACAACCCGAGCCTGAGGCGGCTGTTCCTCGGGCTCCGGTTTCAGAAGAGGAGGAGTCAACACCTGTTCCTCGGGCTCCGGTTTCGGAAGGAGAGAAATCAGAGCCCGAGGCAGCACCTGCTCCCAAGCAGGTGGTTGTGGCTGAGGTAGTGGAAACTGTCACCGCTGCCGTCACAGTGGACGACGACGGTGCCAAGACAGTCGAAGCAATCGAGGAAACAATCGTTGCCGTTGCCGTCGCCACCGTCCCGGCTCCTCCTCCGCCGGCAGAAGAAGAGCCCTCCGCCACGGTCGAGGCCGTTCCTCCTCCGCCGCCGGAGGAAGTGTCCATATGGGGAATCCCCCTCCTCGCCGACGAGCGAACGGACGTAATCCTCCTCAAATTCCTCAGGGCCAGAGACTTCAAAGTGAAAGAAGCCTTCACCATGCTCAAGAACACCGTCAAGTGGCGAAAGGAATTCGGAATCGAAACCCTACTGGAAGAAGACCTAGGAACAGAGCTTGAGAAAGTGGTTTTCATGGACGGGTTTGACAAAGAGGGGCACCCAGTTTGTTACAACGTGTACGGGGCGTTCAACAGCAAGGAGTTGTATATGAACACTTTCTCTGATGAGGAGAAGAGGCAGAGGTTTCTGAGGTGGAGGATTCAGTTCTTGGAGAAGAGTATTAGGAAGCTTGATTTCAGCCCAGATGGGATTTGCAGCTTTGCTCAGATCAATGATTTGAAGAATTCTCCTGGGCCATTTAAGAGGGAGCTGAGGACGGCTACTAATCAGGCACTGCTTTTGCTTCAGGATAATTACCCTGAGTTTTTGGCCAAACAG GTATTTATCAATGTTCCATGGTGGTACTTGGCCTTCTATAGGATGATCAGTCCTTTCTTCACCCAAAGGACCAAGAGCAAGTTTGTTTTTGCTGGCCCTTCAAAATCTGCAGAAACCCTCTTCAA ATATATTGCACCTGAACAAGTACCGGTACAGTATGGTGGCCTTAGCCGGGAGGGTGAATTCACAACCACTGATGCTGCCACGGAGGAGATTATCAAGCCGGCTACCAAGCACACTGTCGAATTCCCAGTTTCTGAG GCATGCTCTTTGGTTTGGGAGGTGAGAGCCGTTGGATGGGAGGTGTTCTATGGAGCTGAATTTACGCCTGAAACTGGATACACCGTGATCATACAGAAGTCTAGGAAGATTTCAGCATCCGAGGAAACAGTGATCTCCGATAGCTTCAAGGTCGGTGAACCGGGCAAAGTGGTGCTCACATTTGATAACCAAACTtctaagaagaagaagctccTATTCAGGTCCAAGATTAAGCCCTATGAGTGA
- the LOC131311091 gene encoding MICOS complex subunit MIC10-like yields MAEKNSPALPQDTNAEWDARIGLAFRRFVYPSVAGACGSFFFKSPAGRWASLAFGAGVGVGSAYAECYGSSAKFANPKSSDIPASPNGED; encoded by the exons ATGGCGGAAAAGAACTCCCCTGCTCTGCCGCAAGATACCAACGCAGAATGGGACGCCCGTATCGGTTTGGCTTTCCGCCGGTTCGTTTACCCCTCCGTGGCCGGTGCCTGCGGTAGCTTTTTCTTTA AGAGTCCTGCGGGACGCTGGGCCTCATTGGCTTTTGGTGCTGGAGTGGGTGTTGGATCTGCATACGCAGAATGCTATGGATCTTCAGCAAAATTTGCTAACCCTAAGAGTTCAGATATTCCTGCTTCTCCA AATGGAGAGGACTGA